Proteins encoded together in one Prosthecobacter debontii window:
- a CDS encoding DUF6702 family protein yields MFCILWVVSFVNPTSLQAHDLHQSTGEMEWNAETQKWEVSLTVFVNDIELALIRRFEKLLFLEKTPAAEFDTAVLTYLTTTFIVTDAEGIPAKIEWVGRELESESTKRGDPTLVLYFQIALPQPQGLHVKNAVLHELFEDQINLLRCRRGSAEKQMMFKRQGGAILYP; encoded by the coding sequence ATGTTTTGCATTCTTTGGGTTGTCTCATTTGTAAACCCAACCTCTCTACAGGCTCACGATCTGCATCAATCCACCGGTGAGATGGAATGGAATGCGGAGACTCAGAAGTGGGAAGTCAGCCTCACCGTCTTCGTCAACGATATCGAACTCGCCCTCATCCGTCGGTTTGAGAAGCTGCTGTTTCTGGAAAAGACACCTGCGGCTGAATTTGATACCGCCGTCTTAACCTACCTCACCACAACTTTCATCGTCACTGATGCTGAAGGCATCCCTGCGAAAATCGAATGGGTGGGGCGTGAACTCGAATCGGAGAGCACCAAGAGAGGCGATCCCACCCTCGTGCTGTATTTCCAGATCGCCCTCCCACAACCTCAAGGCTTGCATGTGAAGAATGCAGTCCTGCATGAGCTTTTCGAGGATCAGATCAATCTGCTGCGATGCCGTCGCGGCAGCGCCGAAAAGCAGATGATGTTCAAGAGACAAGGTGGAGCGATATTGTATCCCTAG